The Saccharopolyspora gloriosae genome has a segment encoding these proteins:
- a CDS encoding lipase family protein: MTSNRRTDRMRTATGAALAAAVLAVLAAQPVEATTPGTAEPGNPVDVTAPGTSSPAAPGPLNADVPPGPFDDSFYLPPPTPPQGQPGDIIRWRPAFPGSNAANADAWQVMYLSTNAQGQRNTVIGTILVPKGVDAAKAHVVGFGPGTQGPAFKCAPSKAMERGTLYDQPAVNDALSAGYAVALTDYEGYAPGEANKPTYIVGRSEGPALLDAVRAAQRLPQAGLSPDAKVALQGYSQGGGAVMWAGEMQPDYAPELDLVGVAGGGVPADLNEVANGLDGYVGFGFLAFAALGLDFSYPDLNLDSYLNETGRTDLADARENDCVVELLTKYPFKKISDYTHTDPLATPEWQQRLAENKLGQGRINAPVFQYHATTDEIVNTPQAEALRETYCAKGMDVTWKTYPSDHLSGIFAGNGDAKQFLADRFAGEPTSPNC, from the coding sequence TTGACTTCGAACCGCCGCACCGACCGGATGCGGACGGCCACCGGCGCCGCGCTGGCCGCGGCCGTCCTGGCCGTCCTGGCCGCGCAACCGGTGGAGGCGACCACCCCCGGAACAGCGGAACCCGGCAACCCCGTTGATGTCACCGCGCCGGGCACGTCGTCGCCCGCCGCCCCCGGACCGCTCAACGCCGACGTTCCGCCCGGCCCGTTCGACGACTCGTTCTACCTGCCCCCGCCCACACCACCGCAAGGGCAGCCCGGCGACATCATCCGGTGGCGGCCCGCGTTCCCCGGCAGCAATGCCGCCAACGCCGACGCCTGGCAGGTGATGTACCTGTCCACCAACGCCCAAGGGCAGCGCAACACGGTGATCGGCACGATCCTGGTCCCCAAAGGCGTCGACGCCGCCAAGGCGCACGTCGTCGGATTCGGGCCGGGCACCCAAGGCCCCGCGTTCAAGTGCGCCCCGTCCAAAGCCATGGAACGCGGCACGCTCTACGACCAGCCCGCCGTCAACGACGCGCTCTCCGCCGGATACGCCGTCGCCCTCACCGACTACGAGGGGTACGCACCCGGCGAGGCCAACAAACCCACCTACATCGTCGGCCGCTCCGAAGGACCCGCACTGCTCGACGCGGTCCGAGCGGCGCAGCGCCTCCCGCAGGCCGGCTTGTCGCCCGACGCCAAAGTCGCCCTCCAGGGCTACTCGCAAGGCGGCGGCGCGGTCATGTGGGCCGGGGAGATGCAACCGGACTACGCGCCCGAACTCGACCTCGTCGGCGTGGCGGGCGGCGGCGTTCCCGCCGACCTCAACGAAGTCGCGAACGGACTCGACGGCTACGTCGGCTTCGGCTTCCTCGCGTTCGCCGCGCTCGGCCTGGACTTCAGCTACCCCGACCTGAACCTCGACTCGTACCTCAACGAGACCGGGCGCACCGACCTCGCCGACGCCCGCGAGAACGACTGCGTCGTGGAACTGCTGACCAAGTACCCGTTCAAGAAGATCAGCGACTACACCCACACCGACCCGCTGGCCACTCCGGAATGGCAACAGCGCCTCGCCGAGAACAAGCTCGGCCAAGGCCGCATCAACGCACCGGTGTTCCAGTACCACGCCACCACCGACGAGATCGTGAACACGCCGCAGGCCGAGGCGCTGCGCGAAACCTACTGCGCCAAAGGCATGGACGTGACCTGGAAGACCTACCCCAGCGATCACCTCAGCGGAATCTTCGCGGGCAACGGCGACGCCAAGCAGTTCCTCGCCGACCGCTTCGCCGGAGAACCCACGTCCCCCAACTGCTGA
- a CDS encoding fatty acyl-AMP ligase, whose translation MLTRADDPFTDHAARLLTDPLVTAAQESGDEIALTFVDFDTSRDGVAWSLSWSELHQRVRAVAAWLQARCEPGDRVAIMAPQGLEYVVGFLGAVHAGLIAVPLFTPDLPGHTDRLERVLESCSPSCALTSKSSFDQVREMIRGGSARNCAAVETLPAALADDYRIPEAGPDDLAYLQYTSGSTRIPAGVELTHANVLANARQALEAYGGTEPGAVSVSWLPLFHDMGLVLSVAAPLVGNIPSVLMDPVAFLQRPGRWLRLLSDHPGAISAAPNFAYDFCAARVEESEKDWLRLDDVISLINGSEPVRPATLHRFNEAFAECGLRPETHRCSYGLAEATVFVSVTESGAEPKVAGFGREQLALGRAEPPRDPVEVVNELVSCGRPVGQRLVVVDPASRSLLPDGVVGEVWVRGPNTGQGYWGRDDQDTFHAELADVTADLPAAGWLRTGDLGAIHDGELFITGRMKDVIIIDGRNHYPQDVELTVEQAHPAVRKHHSAAFAITGEDGERLVIVAEFSRRVEEADRDQREITRAVCAAVSAEHGVVVSDLMLVEPDVVPRTSSGKVARRLCRERYLEAAHA comes from the coding sequence ATGCTGACGAGGGCCGATGATCCGTTCACCGACCACGCGGCCCGGCTGCTGACGGATCCGCTGGTGACGGCGGCGCAGGAGTCGGGCGACGAGATCGCCCTCACCTTCGTCGATTTCGACACCAGCAGGGACGGTGTGGCGTGGTCGCTGTCCTGGTCTGAACTGCACCAGCGGGTCCGGGCGGTGGCGGCGTGGTTGCAGGCCCGCTGCGAACCCGGCGACCGGGTGGCGATCATGGCCCCGCAGGGCCTGGAGTACGTGGTCGGTTTCCTCGGTGCGGTGCACGCCGGCCTGATCGCGGTCCCGCTGTTCACCCCCGACCTTCCCGGGCACACCGACCGCTTGGAACGCGTCCTGGAGAGTTGCTCACCGAGCTGCGCGCTGACCTCGAAGAGCTCGTTCGACCAGGTGCGAGAGATGATCCGCGGGGGTTCGGCGCGCAATTGCGCGGCGGTGGAGACGTTGCCCGCCGCGCTGGCCGACGACTACCGGATTCCGGAGGCCGGTCCGGACGACCTGGCGTACCTCCAGTACACCTCGGGTTCGACGCGGATCCCCGCCGGTGTCGAGCTGACGCACGCGAACGTGCTGGCCAACGCCCGACAGGCGTTGGAGGCGTACGGCGGGACGGAGCCGGGCGCGGTATCGGTGAGCTGGCTGCCGCTGTTCCACGACATGGGGCTGGTGCTGTCGGTGGCGGCTCCGCTGGTCGGCAACATCCCGTCGGTGCTGATGGATCCGGTGGCTTTCCTGCAGCGTCCGGGGCGTTGGCTGCGGTTGCTCTCGGATCACCCGGGCGCGATCAGTGCTGCGCCGAACTTCGCCTACGACTTCTGCGCGGCGCGGGTCGAGGAGTCGGAGAAGGACTGGCTGCGGCTCGACGACGTGATCTCGTTGATCAACGGCAGTGAGCCGGTGCGGCCTGCCACGTTGCACCGTTTCAACGAGGCGTTCGCCGAGTGCGGTTTGCGTCCGGAGACGCACCGCTGTTCGTACGGCCTGGCGGAGGCGACGGTGTTCGTCTCGGTGACCGAGTCCGGCGCGGAACCCAAGGTCGCCGGTTTCGGCCGGGAACAGCTGGCGCTGGGCCGGGCGGAACCGCCGCGGGATCCGGTGGAGGTGGTCAACGAACTGGTGTCCTGCGGTCGTCCGGTGGGGCAGCGGCTCGTGGTGGTGGATCCGGCTTCGCGGTCGCTGCTGCCGGACGGCGTGGTGGGCGAGGTCTGGGTGCGGGGTCCGAACACGGGCCAGGGCTATTGGGGCCGCGACGATCAGGACACTTTCCACGCCGAGCTCGCCGACGTGACGGCGGACCTTCCCGCGGCCGGCTGGCTGCGCACCGGTGACCTCGGCGCGATCCACGACGGCGAGCTGTTCATCACCGGCCGGATGAAGGACGTGATCATCATCGACGGCCGCAACCACTACCCGCAGGACGTGGAGCTGACCGTGGAACAGGCGCATCCCGCGGTGCGCAAGCACCACAGTGCCGCGTTCGCGATCACCGGTGAGGACGGTGAGCGGCTGGTGATCGTCGCCGAGTTCTCCCGCCGGGTCGAGGAGGCCGATCGCGATCAGCGGGAGATCACGCGCGCGGTGTGCGCGGCGGTGTCGGCGGAGCACGGCGTGGTGGTGTCGGACCTGATGCTGGTGGAGCCGGACGTGGTGCCGCGCACGTCCAGCGGCAAGGTCGCGCGCAGGCTGTGCCGGGAGCGCTACTTGGAGGCCGCCCATGCCTGA
- a CDS encoding type I polyketide synthase, translating into MPERAEIRDRLTSWIAELLGIGAVEVVTDRPFQEFGLSSRQAVELAGRVQDLVGRRLPPTLLWEHPTIDRLAEALAGGAAEDVPDEVPRPREPEPDAPIAVVGVGCRFPGARGPQGYWDLLSAGSDGIGVVPEGRWERFAGADPALAKLPRAGGFLDGVDEFDAEFFEVSPTEAAVMDPQQRLLLEVAWEALEHAGVVPSALRGSATGVFVGVSSTEYGALTTRDLRAVDAWTGTGAAMSIVANRLSYFLDLRGPSLAVDTACSSSLVAVHQACASLRSGESRVALAGGVNLLLSPAITANFHRAGALAGDGRCKAFDGAADGIVRGEGCGVVVLKRLADANRDGDRILSVVRGSAVNSDGRSNGLMAPNPAAQADLLRRAYAHADLDPSIVDYVEAHGTGTLLGDPIEAEGLRAVFAEGRTERRPLLLGSAKTNLGHLEAAAGIAGLIKVVLAMHHGRLPASLHYSNPNPHIPFEEAKLEVVAAARNWPKYSGTARAGVSGFGFGGTNAHVVLEGWRRMPSRRREPDGAGVHSLVVSGATEHRLRRSAADLAEWLDTPVGRAAALNDVGHTLAWRRARHAERGVVVARGREELLAGLRGLAAGTGGVRGRATARSKGVVWVFSGYGSQWSGMARELLADEPVFAAEVDRLDSDYRARCGFSLRAALLDDQDFQDVRRTQLVLFGLQVAYAAMWRAHGVEPAAVIGHSLGEVAAAVVSSALEVSDGLRVMVARSELLSEVDSSGAGAMAAVEASEAEAVELSRLFPGVTVAVRAAPRRCTVAGPADEVTRLVSHVEGHGRMARKLGVTGAGHTSAVDGVLPRLREELAGLAPRDPSTLVFSTVDPGVRPAFDAEYWVRNLRSPVRFEQAVRAAADAGFDAVVEVAPHPVASSAIEETLTAAGAVDPVVVFTGRRGTDDTVTFHAALAELHATGRVPWEAYRRGRLVDLPLPSWQHESHWVAPSSAPALPGHPLLGVRVDLPDGGCAWRGDVGVESLPWLGDHRVQDTPVLPATGYLEMAFAAAAEVLDVEPVELLVESLELHRVLPLAESVPVTTTFRPDGAWSARVEVHTRSIAGNWTCHAAAVLSRSGQDRPTVGSDVDGDPVELYAFLRAAGQHYGPAFQGVRSARAAGGIAVTEVELPAEATDAERFAAHPALVDACLQSLIAAGIGPGGEAAAGGGGIGVPVELRGVRVLRPVPDQVRCHARLLSGGAEPTGSVLVTDVDGDPVLEIAEVRVRGLQAPPRPLEEAFLELRWESAQLPPNSGVEPGSWLVLGDGEQVTAALRDAGQRVVHGNARRPGTGLDMLAGDADRPPRGVVLAVDGDGRTFDRGKRQVLAVAEAVRELSARDLGARLWLSISDSSSAGLRALIRVLALEHPELRASLVDSDGAVPASLAAELLADSAEDEVRWRGTERTVARLYRAEPGRPRPGHVVRPGAYVITGGLGGLGRTVARWLAERGARRIVLSGRNAPSAEAAADIARMEESGVDVRVIGGDVSTKGVAERLVAVAGEGGMPVHGAVHAAGVLRDGPVAELDEDALAEVWRPKARGAWRLHEATAHLELDWWVVFSSAAALLGSPGQAAYATANGWVDELVRMRREQGLAAETIQWGPWSEVGGATTSPLAAVLDPIGPAEGMEAWEAVLRSGRAATAVVRFDADRAVEHFPALRSRPVFGLLLTAAAQRAESRFDVAALPGDPAAAVRVISAHLVSEIAGILGGAAENLDPLTPLTMLGLDSLMATRARNAVERDFGVVLPATLLLRGANLDELARHLAAELGLGVAPETAGPTTIGPRDATERWLAHLWAQVLDAVEFGVTDEFAALGGTAEQAEQVAERIRERLGSRDEVAELFAVPTVAAMADLLRHRFEGADGPVRALRESGSRRPLFLFHPAGGPTSVYQPLVAGLGADQPCFGLERLDDLDTVELKADRYVELIRERQPEGPYRLGGWSFGGCLAYETAGRLTELGEQVEFVALIDTILPLPDPHVTQRELVLRRYERFAEHIERTYGVALDLPWQELAELDEDEQMRRVMTALSSSDIGIGAGVLHHQYTSYVDARIAERYRPEPFDGRVLLYRAQEAEATTTTLDPRYLRTDGALGWDEIVPGLEVVRVPGNHLSMIDPPNVDVITTHLARVLDLEAPRLTREGA; encoded by the coding sequence ATGCCTGAACGCGCCGAGATCCGCGATCGGCTGACGAGCTGGATCGCCGAGTTGCTGGGGATCGGAGCGGTCGAGGTCGTCACCGATCGTCCGTTCCAGGAGTTCGGGTTGTCCTCGCGGCAGGCGGTGGAGTTGGCGGGCCGGGTGCAGGACCTGGTCGGTCGCCGGTTGCCGCCGACGTTGCTGTGGGAGCACCCGACTATCGATCGGCTCGCGGAGGCGTTGGCGGGGGGCGCGGCTGAGGACGTGCCGGACGAGGTCCCGCGGCCGCGGGAACCGGAGCCGGACGCGCCGATCGCGGTGGTCGGCGTCGGCTGCCGCTTTCCCGGGGCTCGGGGGCCGCAGGGCTATTGGGACTTGCTGTCGGCCGGTTCGGACGGCATCGGCGTGGTGCCGGAGGGCCGGTGGGAGCGTTTCGCCGGGGCGGATCCGGCGTTGGCGAAGTTGCCGCGAGCGGGCGGTTTCCTCGACGGAGTGGACGAGTTCGACGCCGAGTTCTTCGAGGTCTCCCCGACGGAGGCGGCGGTGATGGATCCGCAGCAGCGCCTGCTGCTGGAGGTCGCGTGGGAGGCGTTGGAGCACGCCGGAGTGGTCCCGTCGGCGTTGCGCGGCAGCGCGACGGGCGTGTTCGTCGGGGTGTCGTCAACGGAGTACGGCGCGTTGACGACGCGCGATCTGCGCGCGGTGGACGCCTGGACGGGCACGGGCGCGGCGATGTCCATCGTGGCGAACCGGTTGTCGTACTTCCTGGATCTGCGCGGTCCTAGTCTCGCGGTGGACACCGCTTGCTCGTCCTCGCTGGTCGCGGTGCACCAGGCGTGCGCGAGCCTGCGTTCGGGGGAGAGCCGGGTCGCGCTGGCCGGTGGGGTGAATCTGCTGCTGTCCCCGGCGATCACGGCGAACTTCCACCGGGCGGGCGCGTTGGCGGGCGACGGCCGGTGCAAGGCGTTCGACGGAGCGGCCGACGGCATCGTGCGCGGTGAGGGTTGCGGCGTTGTGGTGCTCAAGCGGCTCGCGGACGCGAATCGGGACGGTGACCGGATCCTGTCGGTGGTGCGGGGTTCGGCGGTGAACTCCGATGGGCGTTCCAACGGTCTGATGGCGCCGAATCCGGCGGCGCAGGCCGATTTGCTGCGCCGGGCGTACGCTCACGCCGACCTCGATCCATCCATTGTGGACTATGTCGAGGCGCACGGGACGGGCACGTTGCTCGGCGACCCGATCGAGGCCGAAGGGCTGCGCGCGGTGTTCGCCGAGGGGCGGACCGAGCGGCGTCCGCTGCTGCTCGGTTCGGCGAAGACGAACCTCGGGCACTTGGAGGCGGCGGCGGGAATCGCCGGGTTGATCAAGGTGGTGCTGGCGATGCACCACGGCCGCCTGCCCGCGAGCCTGCACTACTCGAACCCGAACCCGCACATCCCGTTCGAGGAGGCGAAACTCGAGGTGGTCGCGGCGGCGCGGAACTGGCCGAAGTACTCGGGCACGGCCCGCGCCGGAGTGTCGGGTTTCGGGTTCGGCGGCACCAACGCGCACGTGGTGCTGGAGGGGTGGCGGCGGATGCCGTCGCGGCGCCGCGAACCGGACGGCGCGGGGGTGCATTCCCTCGTTGTGTCCGGGGCCACGGAGCACCGGTTGCGCCGGTCGGCGGCGGATCTGGCGGAGTGGCTGGACACTCCGGTGGGGCGGGCTGCCGCGCTCAACGACGTCGGCCACACCTTGGCCTGGCGACGTGCCCGGCACGCGGAGCGCGGTGTGGTCGTGGCCCGCGGCCGGGAGGAACTGCTGGCGGGCCTTCGCGGCCTCGCGGCCGGGACCGGGGGAGTGCGCGGTCGCGCCACGGCCCGGTCGAAGGGCGTCGTGTGGGTCTTCTCGGGTTACGGGTCGCAGTGGAGCGGCATGGCCCGCGAGCTGCTGGCGGACGAACCGGTGTTCGCCGCCGAGGTCGATCGCCTCGACTCGGATTACCGGGCGCGTTGCGGGTTCTCGTTGCGCGCGGCGCTGCTCGACGACCAGGACTTCCAGGACGTGCGGCGCACGCAGCTGGTGCTGTTCGGCTTGCAGGTCGCCTACGCCGCGATGTGGCGCGCGCACGGGGTGGAGCCGGCGGCGGTGATCGGGCATTCGCTCGGTGAGGTCGCGGCCGCTGTTGTGTCCAGCGCGCTGGAGGTGTCCGACGGGTTGCGCGTGATGGTCGCCCGGTCCGAGTTGCTGTCCGAGGTGGACTCGTCCGGTGCCGGGGCGATGGCGGCGGTGGAGGCTTCCGAGGCGGAGGCGGTAGAGCTGTCGCGGCTGTTCCCCGGTGTGACGGTCGCCGTGCGGGCGGCGCCGCGCCGCTGCACGGTCGCGGGTCCCGCCGACGAGGTGACCCGGCTGGTGTCGCACGTCGAAGGGCACGGCCGGATGGCCCGCAAGCTCGGCGTCACCGGCGCGGGTCACACTTCGGCGGTGGACGGCGTGCTGCCCCGGCTGCGGGAGGAGCTCGCCGGACTCGCCCCGCGCGATCCGTCCACATTGGTGTTCAGCACGGTGGATCCCGGCGTGCGGCCCGCGTTCGACGCCGAGTACTGGGTGCGGAACCTGCGCAGTCCGGTGCGCTTCGAGCAGGCGGTGCGCGCCGCCGCGGACGCCGGGTTCGACGCGGTGGTGGAGGTGGCGCCGCATCCGGTGGCGTCGTCGGCGATCGAGGAGACGCTGACCGCGGCGGGAGCGGTGGACCCGGTGGTGGTGTTCACCGGCCGCCGTGGCACCGACGACACCGTGACCTTCCACGCCGCGCTGGCGGAACTGCACGCCACGGGGCGGGTTCCGTGGGAGGCGTATCGACGGGGTCGGCTGGTGGATCTGCCGCTGCCGTCCTGGCAGCACGAATCTCATTGGGTGGCGCCGAGTTCGGCTCCGGCGTTGCCGGGGCATCCGCTGCTGGGGGTGCGGGTGGACCTCCCCGACGGTGGCTGCGCGTGGCGCGGGGACGTCGGTGTGGAGTCGTTGCCGTGGCTGGGTGACCACCGGGTGCAGGACACGCCGGTGCTGCCCGCCACCGGGTACCTGGAGATGGCGTTCGCGGCGGCGGCCGAGGTGCTGGACGTGGAACCGGTCGAGCTGCTGGTGGAGTCGCTGGAGCTGCACCGGGTGCTGCCGTTGGCGGAGTCCGTGCCGGTGACGACCACGTTCCGGCCGGACGGCGCCTGGTCGGCGCGCGTGGAGGTGCACACCCGATCGATCGCCGGGAACTGGACCTGTCACGCCGCCGCCGTGCTGAGCCGCTCCGGGCAGGATCGGCCCACCGTCGGGTCCGATGTGGATGGTGATCCGGTCGAGTTGTACGCGTTCCTGCGCGCGGCCGGTCAGCATTACGGGCCGGCGTTCCAGGGCGTGCGTTCCGCGCGGGCGGCCGGGGGAATCGCGGTCACCGAGGTCGAGCTTCCCGCCGAGGCCACGGACGCGGAGCGCTTCGCCGCACACCCGGCGTTGGTGGACGCCTGCCTGCAAAGTCTCATCGCCGCCGGTATCGGCCCCGGCGGCGAGGCCGCGGCGGGCGGCGGAGGCATCGGCGTTCCTGTTGAGCTGCGCGGCGTCCGGGTGCTGCGCCCGGTGCCCGATCAGGTGCGCTGCCACGCGCGACTGCTCTCGGGCGGCGCGGAGCCTACCGGGTCGGTGCTGGTCACCGATGTGGACGGTGATCCGGTGCTTGAGATCGCCGAGGTCCGCGTCCGCGGCCTGCAGGCCCCTCCTCGCCCGCTGGAGGAGGCGTTCCTGGAATTGCGCTGGGAGTCGGCGCAGCTGCCGCCGAACTCGGGCGTCGAACCGGGCAGCTGGCTGGTGCTGGGCGACGGCGAGCAGGTGACCGCGGCTTTGCGCGACGCCGGGCAGCGAGTGGTGCACGGCAATGCCCGCAGGCCCGGTACCGGGCTCGATATGCTCGCCGGGGACGCCGATCGGCCGCCGCGCGGAGTGGTGCTGGCCGTCGATGGGGACGGCCGCACGTTCGATCGCGGCAAGCGGCAGGTGCTCGCGGTGGCCGAGGCGGTGCGCGAACTGTCCGCGCGCGACCTCGGAGCCCGGCTGTGGCTGTCCATATCGGACTCCTCAAGTGCCGGGTTGCGGGCGCTGATCCGGGTGCTGGCGTTGGAACACCCGGAGTTGCGGGCGTCGCTGGTGGACTCCGACGGTGCGGTGCCCGCTTCGCTGGCGGCGGAGCTGCTCGCCGACAGCGCCGAGGACGAGGTCCGCTGGCGTGGCACCGAGCGGACGGTGGCTCGCCTGTACCGGGCCGAACCGGGACGGCCGCGACCCGGCCACGTCGTGCGCCCCGGCGCCTACGTGATCACCGGTGGTCTCGGTGGCCTGGGCCGCACCGTCGCGCGGTGGCTAGCCGAACGCGGTGCGCGCCGGATCGTGCTCAGCGGCCGAAATGCGCCCTCTGCGGAGGCCGCTGCCGACATCGCGCGCATGGAGGAGTCCGGCGTCGACGTCCGCGTGATCGGCGGCGACGTGTCGACGAAGGGAGTCGCCGAACGGCTGGTCGCCGTCGCCGGCGAGGGCGGGATGCCGGTGCACGGCGCGGTGCACGCCGCCGGGGTGCTCCGCGACGGCCCGGTCGCGGAACTGGACGAGGACGCCTTGGCCGAGGTGTGGCGGCCGAAGGCGCGCGGCGCGTGGCGGTTGCACGAGGCCACCGCGCACCTGGAACTGGACTGGTGGGTGGTGTTCTCGTCGGCGGCCGCGCTGCTCGGTTCACCCGGCCAGGCCGCCTACGCCACCGCGAACGGCTGGGTCGACGAATTGGTGCGGATGCGCCGCGAGCAGGGGCTGGCGGCGGAGACGATCCAGTGGGGACCGTGGAGCGAAGTGGGCGGCGCGACCACCTCACCGCTGGCGGCTGTGCTGGACCCGATCGGCCCGGCCGAGGGGATGGAGGCGTGGGAGGCGGTGCTCAGGTCGGGCCGGGCGGCGACCGCGGTGGTGCGGTTCGACGCGGACCGGGCGGTGGAGCACTTCCCGGCGTTGCGGTCCCGCCCGGTGTTCGGGCTGCTGCTGACGGCCGCCGCGCAGCGGGCGGAGAGCAGGTTCGACGTGGCAGCGTTGCCGGGTGACCCGGCCGCCGCGGTCCGGGTCATCTCTGCGCACTTGGTCAGCGAGATCGCCGGAATCCTGGGCGGTGCGGCGGAGAACCTCGATCCGTTGACGCCGCTGACGATGCTCGGGCTGGACTCGTTGATGGCGACTCGGGCGCGCAACGCGGTGGAACGCGACTTCGGTGTGGTGCTGCCCGCGACGTTGTTGCTGCGCGGCGCGAACCTGGACGAGCTGGCCCGGCATTTGGCGGCCGAGCTGGGACTCGGTGTCGCACCGGAGACCGCGGGTCCCACCACGATCGGCCCGCGGGACGCGACGGAGCGCTGGCTCGCGCACTTGTGGGCGCAGGTCCTGGATGCCGTCGAGTTCGGCGTGACCGACGAGTTCGCGGCCCTGGGCGGCACCGCGGAGCAGGCTGAGCAGGTCGCGGAGCGGATTCGGGAACGCCTGGGCTCCCGCGACGAGGTCGCGGAGCTGTTCGCCGTGCCGACGGTGGCGGCGATGGCGGATCTGCTGCGGCACCGCTTCGAAGGAGCCGACGGCCCGGTGCGGGCGTTGCGCGAGTCCGGTTCGCGACGGCCGCTGTTCCTGTTCCATCCGGCGGGCGGCCCCACCAGCGTGTACCAGCCGCTGGTGGCTGGGCTGGGCGCGGATCAGCCGTGCTTCGGGCTGGAGCGGCTGGACGATTTGGACACCGTGGAGCTCAAGGCGGACCGCTACGTGGAGTTGATCCGCGAGCGGCAGCCGGAAGGGCCGTACCGGCTCGGCGGTTGGTCGTTCGGCGGATGCCTCGCCTACGAGACGGCGGGCAGGCTCACCGAGCTGGGCGAGCAGGTCGAGTTCGTCGCCCTGATCGACACCATCCTGCCGCTGCCCGATCCGCACGTTACGCAGCGCGAACTGGTGCTGCGCCGGTACGAGCGGTTCGCCGAGCACATCGAGCGCACCTACGGCGTGGCGCTGGACCTGCCGTGGCAGGAGTTGGCGGAACTCGACGAGGACGAGCAGATGCGGCGGGTGATGACCGCACTGTCCTCATCGGACATCGGTATCGGCGCGGGCGTGCTGCACCACCAGTACACGTCCTATGTGGACGCTCGGATCGCGGAGCGGTACCGGCCCGAGCCGTTCGACGGCCGGGTGCTGCTCTACCGCGCGCAGGAGGCGGAGGCCACCACGACGACCTTGGATCCGCGTTACCTGCGCACCGACGGGGCGCTGGGCTGGGACGAGATCGTCCCCGGGCTCGAAGTGGTCCGAGTGCCCGGAAACCACCTCTCCATGATCGACCCGCCGAACGTGGACGTCATCACCACGCACCTCGCGCGGGTCTTGGACCTGGAAGCACCGCGGTTGACCAGGGAGGGCGCATGA
- a CDS encoding acyl-CoA carboxylase subunit beta: MTGTAERIEDLRRRHGEAVHEADRRARIKQHAKGKLTARERIELLLDEDSFVELDEFAVHRGTSYTPGEPRPFGDGVITGHGTVDGRPVCVFAQDFTVFGGSMGEVCGEKVLKVMDLAMRIGCPIVGINDSGGARIQEGVVSLAYYAELGRRNSLASGVIPQLSLIMGPCAGGAVYSPAITDFTVMVRGTSHMFVTGPEVVRSVTGQRTGAEELGGAQINSELSGNAHHLAEDEADAIDWARTLLGFLPSNNSDPLPDYDPAGDLGRSAELDALVPDEPHQAYDMRRVLELVLDEGDFLEVQPLFGRSMLCAFGRIDGRSVGVVANQPLHNAGTIDIDASEKAARFVRFCDAFNLPLLTFADVPGYLPGLEQERHGIIRRGAKLIYAYSEATVPKVTVVVRKAYGGGYAVMGSKHLGADVNLAWPTAEIAVMGASGAVSLLHRRELAEAAANGTEEAVRAKLIEEYRSTLATPYIAAERGYVDAVIRPAETRTHLSRALRMLATKRQEVPLKKHSTMPL; encoded by the coding sequence ATGACCGGCACGGCGGAACGCATCGAAGACCTGCGGCGGCGGCACGGCGAGGCGGTGCACGAGGCCGACCGGCGGGCGCGGATCAAGCAGCACGCCAAGGGAAAGCTCACCGCCCGTGAACGCATCGAGCTGCTGCTCGACGAGGATTCCTTCGTGGAGCTCGACGAGTTCGCCGTGCATCGGGGAACGTCGTACACGCCGGGGGAGCCGCGACCGTTCGGCGACGGCGTGATCACCGGTCACGGCACCGTGGACGGGCGCCCGGTGTGCGTGTTCGCGCAGGACTTCACCGTCTTCGGCGGCAGCATGGGCGAGGTCTGCGGCGAGAAGGTGCTCAAGGTGATGGACCTGGCGATGCGCATCGGCTGCCCCATCGTCGGCATCAACGACTCCGGCGGTGCCCGCATCCAGGAGGGCGTGGTGTCGCTGGCGTACTACGCGGAGCTGGGCAGGCGCAATTCCCTCGCTTCGGGCGTCATCCCGCAACTGTCGTTGATCATGGGGCCGTGCGCGGGCGGCGCGGTGTACTCGCCGGCCATCACCGATTTCACGGTGATGGTGCGCGGTACTTCGCACATGTTCGTCACCGGGCCGGAGGTGGTGCGGTCGGTGACGGGCCAGCGCACCGGTGCCGAGGAGCTCGGCGGCGCGCAGATCAACAGCGAGCTCTCCGGCAACGCCCATCACTTGGCCGAGGACGAGGCGGACGCGATCGATTGGGCGCGCACGCTGCTGGGTTTCCTGCCGTCGAACAACTCGGATCCGCTGCCGGACTACGACCCGGCCGGTGATCTGGGCCGGTCCGCGGAGCTCGACGCGCTGGTGCCGGACGAGCCGCACCAGGCCTACGACATGCGTCGAGTGCTGGAGCTCGTCCTCGACGAGGGCGATTTCCTGGAGGTGCAGCCGTTGTTCGGCCGCAGCATGCTGTGCGCGTTCGGCCGGATCGACGGGCGCAGCGTCGGCGTGGTGGCGAACCAGCCGTTGCACAACGCGGGGACGATCGACATCGACGCGTCGGAGAAGGCGGCGCGGTTCGTGCGGTTCTGCGACGCGTTCAACCTGCCGCTGCTCACGTTCGCCGACGTGCCGGGCTATCTGCCGGGCCTGGAGCAGGAGCGCCACGGCATCATCCGGCGCGGCGCGAAGCTGATCTACGCGTATTCCGAGGCGACGGTGCCGAAGGTGACGGTCGTGGTGCGCAAGGCCTACGGCGGCGGCTACGCCGTGATGGGTTCGAAGCACCTGGGCGCCGACGTGAACCTGGCCTGGCCGACGGCGGAGATCGCGGTGATGGGCGCGTCCGGAGCGGTGAGCCTGTTGCACCGCCGGGAGCTGGCGGAGGCCGCGGCGAACGGAACCGAGGAAGCGGTGCGCGCGAAGCTGATCGAGGAGTACCGCTCGACGCTGGCCACGCCGTACATCGCGGCTGAGCGCGGCTACGTCGACGCCGTGATCCGCCCGGCGGAGACGCGCACTCACCTGAGTCGCGCGCTGCGCATGCTGGCGACGAAACGCCAGGAAGTACCGCTGAAGAAGCACAGCACCATGCCGTTGTGA